One window from the genome of Antricoccus suffuscus encodes:
- the gltB gene encoding glutamate synthase large subunit: MQAFPPPQGLYDGRHEHDACGVAFVATLTGDASHDIVAKALTALRNLEHRGASGAEPDSGDGAGILLQVPDAFLRAVVDFDLPEAGAYAVGTAFLPGDAEAVAQTRRQIEKIAGEENLTVLGWRDVPIEPGMLGATARGVMPAFSQLFVSAAGAALTGMPLERAAYCLRKRAEHDSDVYFPSLSSRTLIYKGMLTTDQLDKFFPDLVDERLASAMAVVHSRFSTNTFPSWPLSHPFRFIAHNGEINTVMGNRNWMRAREALLQSELIPGDMERLFPICTPGASDSASFDEVLELLHMGGRSLPHSVLMMIPEAWENHAEIDEKRKAFYAFHAAMMEPWDGPACVVFTDGAQIGAVLDRNGLRPSRYWVTDDGLVVLASEVGVLDLDPATIVRKGRLKPGRMFLVDTTEHRIIEDEEIKNGLAAEHPYGDWLKTGQIRLDEVPDREHVVHTRASVTRRQQVFGYTEEELRILLTPMANSATEPIGSMGTDTPIAVLSARPRLLFDYFSQLFAQVTNPPLDAIREELVTSLHGSIGPEANLLEPSEVSCRRILVPFPVIDNDELVKIRHLNREGTLPGFITHVSRGLYPVEGGGAALQQRLDEICAEVSTAIAEGARIIVLSDRHSTGELAPIPSLLMTSAVHHHLVREKTRTQVGLVVEAGDVREVHHVALLMGYGAAAVNPYLAMESVEDLAKDGYYVTEEPHLAVRNLVKSLGKGVLKVMSKMGVSTVASYTGAQIFEAVGLAQPLVDKYFTGTTTKLGGIDLDTIAEEVARRHRTAYPVDGLAPNHRTLIMGGEYQWRREGEEHLFDPQTVFRLQHSTRNRRYDIFKQYTDRVNEQSERLMTLRGLFKFKEGRESVPIDEVEPVSAIVKRFSTGAMSYGSISMEAHETLAIAMNQLGGKSNTGEGGEDAERLYDPQRRSAIKQVASGRFGVTSEYLTNSDDIQIKMAQGAKPGEGGQLPGNKVYPWVAKTRHSTPGVGLISPPPHHDIYSIEDLAQLIHDLKNSNPSARIHVKLVAEVGVGTVAAGVSKAHADVVLISGHDGGTGAAPMTSLKHAGGPWELGLAETQQTLLLNGLRDRIVVQADGQLKTGRDVIVAALLGAEEFGFATAPLVVSGCIMMRVCHLDTCPVGVATQNPVLRERFSGKAEYVVNFFEFIAEEVRELLAELGFRSIEEAIGHAEVIDVERAVNHWKASGLDLSPVLYVPELADGAPRHNTTGQDHGLDKALDNELVRLAEDALERGEPVRAQVSIRNVNRTVGTILGHEVTKRYKGAGLPDGTIDITFTGSAGQSFGAFVPAGITLRLEGDANDYVGKGLSGGRIVVRPDRAATFEAQHQIIAGNVIGYGATSGEIYLRGQVGERFCVRNSGATAVVEGVGDHACEYMTGGKVVILGSTGRNIAAGMSGGVAWILDLDEARVNRELVELHPVVDEAADELETAVRRHFEETGSPVAEALLKDWSNSLTRFTEVMPRDFKRVLVARAEALEQGLSEEEAATRMMEALHG; this comes from the coding sequence ATGCAAGCATTCCCGCCACCGCAGGGTTTGTACGACGGACGCCACGAGCACGATGCTTGTGGCGTGGCTTTCGTCGCGACACTGACGGGCGACGCCAGCCACGACATCGTTGCTAAGGCGCTGACTGCGCTGCGCAACCTCGAGCACCGCGGAGCCTCGGGCGCCGAACCAGACTCCGGCGACGGCGCCGGGATCCTTCTGCAGGTTCCGGACGCGTTCTTGCGTGCAGTTGTCGACTTCGATTTGCCCGAGGCCGGGGCGTACGCCGTCGGCACCGCCTTCCTGCCCGGCGATGCCGAGGCCGTGGCGCAGACCCGCCGCCAGATCGAGAAGATCGCCGGCGAGGAAAATCTGACCGTTCTGGGCTGGCGCGACGTACCGATCGAGCCCGGCATGCTCGGCGCGACCGCGCGCGGCGTCATGCCCGCCTTCAGTCAACTGTTCGTCAGCGCCGCAGGCGCGGCGCTGACCGGAATGCCGCTGGAGCGGGCGGCGTACTGCCTGCGCAAGCGTGCCGAGCACGACTCCGACGTCTACTTCCCGTCGCTGTCCTCGCGCACCCTCATCTACAAGGGGATGCTGACCACCGACCAGCTCGACAAGTTCTTCCCTGACCTGGTCGACGAGCGGTTGGCCTCGGCGATGGCCGTCGTACACTCCCGGTTCTCGACCAACACGTTCCCCAGCTGGCCGCTGTCGCACCCCTTCCGGTTCATCGCGCACAACGGCGAGATCAACACGGTGATGGGTAACCGCAACTGGATGCGCGCCCGCGAAGCGCTGCTGCAGAGCGAGCTCATCCCCGGTGACATGGAGCGACTCTTCCCGATCTGTACGCCGGGCGCGTCTGACTCGGCGTCGTTCGACGAAGTGCTCGAGCTGTTGCACATGGGCGGGCGTTCGCTGCCGCACTCGGTGCTGATGATGATCCCCGAGGCATGGGAGAACCACGCCGAAATCGACGAGAAACGCAAAGCGTTCTACGCCTTCCACGCCGCGATGATGGAGCCGTGGGACGGCCCTGCGTGCGTCGTATTCACCGACGGAGCACAAATCGGCGCGGTCCTCGACCGCAATGGTCTGCGGCCCAGTCGCTACTGGGTCACCGACGACGGCCTGGTCGTGCTCGCGTCGGAGGTCGGCGTACTCGACCTCGACCCGGCCACAATTGTCCGTAAAGGCCGGCTGAAGCCGGGCCGGATGTTCCTCGTCGACACCACCGAGCACCGGATCATCGAGGACGAGGAGATCAAGAACGGTCTTGCCGCCGAGCATCCGTACGGCGACTGGCTCAAGACCGGCCAGATCCGCCTTGATGAGGTGCCCGACCGTGAACACGTCGTGCACACTCGCGCGTCGGTTACTCGCCGACAGCAGGTCTTCGGCTACACCGAGGAGGAGCTGCGGATACTGCTGACGCCGATGGCGAACTCGGCCACCGAGCCGATCGGGTCGATGGGCACCGATACGCCGATCGCCGTGCTGTCCGCGCGCCCGCGGCTACTGTTCGACTACTTCTCTCAGTTGTTCGCTCAGGTGACCAACCCGCCGCTCGATGCCATCCGCGAAGAACTCGTCACCTCGCTGCACGGCTCGATCGGCCCAGAGGCCAATCTGCTCGAGCCCTCCGAGGTCTCGTGCCGCCGGATCCTCGTGCCATTCCCGGTCATCGACAACGACGAGCTGGTCAAGATCCGGCACCTCAACCGTGAAGGCACTCTGCCGGGGTTCATCACGCACGTCTCCCGCGGGTTGTATCCCGTGGAAGGCGGCGGCGCGGCGCTCCAGCAGCGGCTCGACGAGATCTGCGCCGAGGTCTCGACCGCGATTGCCGAGGGCGCGCGAATTATCGTGCTGTCCGATCGCCATTCCACGGGCGAACTGGCACCGATTCCGTCGCTTCTTATGACTTCAGCCGTGCATCATCACCTTGTGCGTGAGAAGACCCGGACCCAGGTGGGGCTGGTCGTCGAGGCCGGCGACGTACGCGAAGTGCACCATGTCGCGCTTCTCATGGGATACGGCGCCGCCGCGGTCAATCCGTACCTCGCTATGGAGTCCGTCGAAGACCTCGCGAAGGACGGCTACTACGTCACCGAGGAACCGCATCTCGCAGTGCGCAACCTCGTCAAGTCGCTCGGCAAGGGCGTGCTCAAGGTGATGAGCAAGATGGGTGTCTCGACCGTCGCGTCGTACACCGGTGCTCAGATCTTCGAGGCCGTCGGGCTCGCGCAACCCTTGGTGGACAAGTACTTCACTGGTACGACGACCAAGCTCGGCGGCATCGACCTCGACACCATCGCCGAGGAGGTCGCCCGGCGACACCGCACGGCGTACCCCGTCGACGGTCTTGCGCCCAACCACCGCACGCTCATCATGGGTGGGGAGTACCAGTGGCGCCGCGAAGGTGAAGAGCACCTGTTCGACCCGCAGACGGTCTTCCGGCTGCAGCATTCCACCCGTAACCGTCGCTACGACATCTTCAAGCAGTACACCGACCGAGTCAACGAGCAGTCTGAGCGACTGATGACCTTGCGCGGTCTGTTTAAGTTCAAGGAAGGCCGCGAGTCGGTTCCGATCGACGAGGTGGAGCCGGTTTCGGCGATCGTCAAGCGGTTCTCGACGGGCGCGATGTCGTACGGGTCGATCAGCATGGAGGCGCACGAAACGCTTGCCATCGCGATGAACCAGCTCGGCGGTAAGTCCAACACCGGTGAGGGCGGCGAGGACGCCGAGCGGCTCTATGACCCGCAACGGCGGTCGGCTATTAAGCAGGTCGCGTCCGGCCGGTTTGGCGTGACGTCGGAATACCTCACCAACTCCGACGACATCCAGATCAAGATGGCGCAGGGTGCGAAACCCGGCGAGGGCGGACAGCTTCCCGGCAACAAGGTCTATCCGTGGGTCGCCAAGACCCGCCATTCCACGCCCGGCGTGGGACTGATCTCGCCGCCGCCGCACCACGACATCTACTCGATCGAGGATCTCGCTCAGCTGATCCACGACCTGAAGAACTCCAACCCATCGGCGCGGATCCACGTCAAGCTCGTCGCCGAGGTCGGTGTCGGCACGGTGGCTGCGGGCGTATCGAAGGCGCACGCGGACGTCGTACTGATCTCTGGTCATGACGGTGGCACCGGAGCCGCCCCCATGACGTCGCTGAAGCACGCCGGCGGTCCGTGGGAGCTCGGGCTCGCCGAGACGCAGCAAACCCTGCTGCTCAACGGATTGCGCGACCGGATCGTCGTACAGGCAGACGGTCAGCTCAAAACCGGACGTGACGTGATCGTCGCGGCGCTGTTGGGTGCTGAAGAGTTCGGCTTCGCGACGGCTCCACTTGTGGTGTCCGGCTGCATCATGATGCGTGTCTGTCATCTCGACACCTGCCCGGTCGGCGTCGCGACTCAAAACCCGGTGCTGCGCGAGCGGTTCAGTGGCAAGGCGGAGTACGTCGTCAACTTCTTCGAGTTCATCGCCGAAGAGGTGCGCGAACTGCTCGCGGAACTAGGTTTCCGCAGCATCGAAGAAGCGATCGGGCACGCTGAGGTCATCGACGTCGAGCGTGCGGTCAACCATTGGAAGGCGTCCGGACTTGACCTCAGTCCGGTGTTGTACGTGCCGGAACTCGCCGATGGCGCTCCGCGGCACAACACCACGGGTCAGGACCACGGCCTGGACAAGGCACTGGACAACGAGCTCGTGAGGCTCGCCGAAGACGCGCTCGAACGCGGTGAGCCGGTGCGCGCGCAAGTGTCGATCCGCAACGTCAACCGCACGGTCGGCACGATCCTCGGGCATGAGGTGACTAAGCGTTACAAGGGCGCGGGTCTGCCCGACGGCACGATCGACATCACGTTCACCGGGTCCGCCGGGCAGTCGTTCGGCGCGTTCGTGCCGGCCGGGATCACGTTGCGACTCGAAGGTGACGCTAACGACTACGTCGGTAAGGGACTTTCCGGAGGCCGCATCGTCGTACGCCCAGACCGCGCCGCGACATTCGAGGCGCAACACCAGATCATTGCCGGCAACGTGATCGGGTACGGCGCGACTTCCGGTGAGATCTATCTTCGCGGTCAGGTCGGCGAACGCTTCTGTGTCCGCAACTCCGGCGCCACCGCGGTCGTCGAGGGCGTCGGCGACCACGCCTGCGAATACATGACCGGTGGCAAGGTGGTCATCCTCGGATCAACCGGCCGCAACATCGCGGCTGGTATGTCCGGCGGCGTCGCCTGGATTCTCGATCTCGATGAGGCACGGGTCAACCGCGAGCTCGTCGAGCTGCATCCTGTGGTGGACGAAGCCGCGGATGAGCTGGAAACCGCCGTACGACGGCACTTTGAGGAGACCGGGTCGCCCGTCGCCGAGGCGCTGTTGAAGGACTGGTCCAACAGCCTGACCCGATTTACCGAAGTAATGCCCCGCGACTTCAAGCGCGTACTGGTCGCGCGTGCCGAAGCGCTTGAACAAGGTCTCTCCGAAGAAGAGGCCGCGACTCGGATGATGGAGGCGCTCCATGGCTGA